A region of the Nerophis lumbriciformis linkage group LG13, RoL_Nlum_v2.1, whole genome shotgun sequence genome:
agtatttttttctatatttttattgtaatattttcaaaatgtgttctattttctaagtaaaacaaagaaaacaatatgaagttgtctttgttttttagttttaataaaaataataatggattagatttatatagcgcttttctagacactcaaagcgcttcacagagaagtgagaacccatcattcattcacacctggtggtggtaagctactttcgtagccacagctgccctggggtagactgatggaagcgtggctgccagtttgcgcctacggcccctccggccaccacctatcattcatcattcattcaccagtgtgagaggcactgggggcaagggtaaagtgtcctgcccaaggacacaacggcagtgatttggatgtcAAGTGCACAGGTTTTCCCCCATGCGgctctgagctaaaatgagtttgacacccctgtcccaaaatatgtcctgtccagccacttaattaaatatttgggtagaattttattgaacacatttttaaagtgggcggtatagctcggttggtagagcggccgtgccatcaacctgagggttgcaggttcgatccccgcttccgccatcctagtcactgccgttgtgtccttgggcaagacactttactcacctgctcccagtgccacccacactggtttaaaaaaaaatgtaacttagatattgggtcttcactatgtaaagcgctttgagtcgctagagaaaaagcgctatataaatataattcacttcacttcactaaaggaatatagaaatgtatcagagctgtctattttatggaggactgtagttaatcatagaactggcaccaatGTTATTAAATAGTATTaactttgaatcgagaatcgattcagaatcgaatgCATACTCCCCAAGAATTGAATCgattcgaatcgtgtggtgctcaaagattcacagccctactatttTGTGACGGTGACTTACCGATGACATTGACAATGGCCTTCAGTGCACCCAGGATGCTACCCAGCACTTCAGGGTACTCTTCTCCCAGGTACTCGTAAAGCACCACACCCAAGTGACCCATCAGTTTCTCCTGCAGAGGCACACAAAAAAGAGACGCTACAACGACGGACCGTTTGGAAGTAGGAGTGCATGCAGGCGATGCGTACCTCCTGACACGTCTTCATGACCACGGCGGTGCGAGAGATCAGGTCGGCGGCCTGTTGACGCACTTTGGCCGACTTGTTGTTGAGACGCCACAGCACCGTACCGCAGATCTGAGGCAGGTAGGGCTTGACGCGCTTGCCAAGTGCGTTGACTACCGTGCCGAAACCGTTGAGCATCACGGAATCCTgcagaggggggaaaaaaaagcggATTTGGTAAGTTCACTCTTAATATGGCAGTAGATGCGTGGCCGTCGTCTCGTTCACCTCTGTCGTCTGTTCCTGGAAGGCGTACAGGATGCCGTCGATCAGCTGCTCCTCCAGCTTGTGGTCGATGTCAGCCGCTCCCAGGTTGCCCATGATTTTCTCGATGGTCTCCATCACCATCTTACGGTACTGCTCCGCCTCGTCTTTCAGGTCGTCGACAATGCGAGAAATGATTTCAGCCGCTCCTACCTTGTTGGCCAGCTCCACGGTGGTGTCCACCAACTGTTGAAAGCATTTCCATGTTAGAGTTCCACTGCTAGCAATGGTCAAATGTCTTCCTAGATAGAACATCCTAGAGAGAAATATGCTAGATAGAAGGTCGTAGATAGAAGGTCCTAGCACAAATGTgggtatggatccaataccaagtccttccaggggcagtattggtcataccaattctAATACTTCAAATTTTCAATATCATTAAATTATTCAATTTTTGATCGCAATTAtaatcagaaaaaaatacaagatggcagtgtaacaatatcaattaaatataaaAACGATGTCCTACTAATGGCTCTGATCTAAGTTGTCattttgcccttaaagtcctGTGCTCAGGAACTCTTTctgagtttgcaaaaaaaaacagcaaaattatATTTTGATGAGAAAAATGTATCTAACCACTGTAATATTGTCCATATAATGATACTATACGTCttcgctcgagatggtctcctgctggccccactatggactggactctcactattatgttagatctactatggactggactttcacattagttagtggttagagtgtccgtcctgagatcggtaggttgggagttcaaatcccggccgagtcataccaaagactataaaaaaatgggacccattacctccctgcttggcactcagcatcaagggttggaattgggggttaaattaccaaaatgattcccgggcgcagccaccgctgctgcccactgctcccctcacctcccagggggtgatcaagggtgatgggtcaaatgcagagaataatctcgccacaactagtgtgtgtgtgacaatcattggtactttaacttttaactattatgtcagacccactcgacgtccattgcatccggtctcccctagaggggtggggggtcacccatatatgcagtcctctccaaggtttgtcatagtcattcacatcgacgtccctttggggttgtgagtttttcctttcccttatgtgggctctgtaccgcggacgtcgttgtggcttgtgcagccctttgagacacttgtgatttagggctatataaataaacattgattgattgactatacTTGGTGTCGTgactgttgatatttgtatcgattagcccacctttgtttacatttaagagctctagcatttagcggttagcatatcctcTTATAGTGTATTGTGTAGTTTAgccattccttgtcctccagggaTAACACTTGTAAAAACAGTTTATTTGCAGCCATGAAGGCAATGATTGCCAACTtcgaagtggctttgcactgtggaaggAAGTTAGCCACTAGTGGGAAAACGCTACAGTGCGTTGAGGGCACATTTGTTCCCAAATTAGAATGTGTCATGACTCATGAACATCCATTATCAAGAGATATCCATGATATTAAAAGCGCTTTCGTCAGCtaaatgtatatcatttatatcgcGCAACGCTAACCACTATATTGATGAACAGATGCAATTCTGTGCACTACCAAGACTGCTAAGGCATGTGGTGTTTTAATAAAGCAGTTATGAATCCAACTACTGTACACAGTTGGAATGAGAAGCTATACACACAccatcccattataatgtgtttacaggcatgtgagcaccctttgagaaaaaaaaaaggatcatttTTATTGGCATGAAAAGCTGCCACCCAAGCCccaaaagaacattttgaaaaacaaGACTTAATTTCCTGcgattgggtgcatttctacacaatGTTTTACCTTTAAATTTATTCTCTCcaaccaacctcttttggctgtctttttgacacttacatgtcccatgtaatgtaccacaaatgtttttgttttttaaagtagaacatttactaacattattattaatGAAAATGTAAAGTAAAATTATATAACATGTATGCAAAGAACTCAAAAAACGTTTCCCACTTGGCAACGTCTGTAGCTACGCCCCCTAAGGTAATATACGTCCTGTATTGGGACCTTTGCTTACATCCGTCctgtcaaaaatataccttttcCCTGGGCTACTAccgcatttttcagactatatgtcgcagtttttttcatagtttggccggggtgcgacttatactcaggagcgacttatgtgtgaaattattaacacattaccgtaaaataccaaataatattatttagctcattcacataagagactagacgtataagattttatgggatttagcgattaggacagattgtttggtaaacgtatagcatgttctatatgttatagttatttgaatgactcttaccataatatgttacgttaacataccaggcacgttctcagttggttatttatgcctcatataacgtgcacttattcagtctgttgttcactattctttatttattttaaattgcctttcaaatgtctattcttagtgttgagttttatcaaataaatttcccccaaaaatgcgacttatactccagtgcgacttatatatgttttttccttctttattatgcattttcggctggtgcgacttatactccggagcgacttatactccgaaaaatgcggtaataaaCTCTCTTGAACTACAACTGGTTCTgaactaacagtgttcggattgtaatcatccaagaAGAAAGCAGTCAGTgttgtggctcggagagcgaacacaggcgacaacaagtaagctagccaGATGAGGCTAACtatgctaactagcgagcttgttttGGCGCCCCTGATCGTCTCCCTGTCCTGCAACTCAGTGTGGCATTTAGGCAAGAGAATTAGCAAGTACCTGCGACTGAGGCGagcgttcaacaaattttgtttaaatcttatttatttatttatattttatttaaaaaaacacagaagtgatattttgacgcgaaaaatacatttttgaaatgcGTGTTTTCGCAGACATTCACATGCCTGTTTGTGAGGGAGGTCAAAAACACCAAACCTAAATAACAATAACATGGACTTTATCTTTCTATGGcggtcaaaaataaacaaataactgTATGAGAGTatttgttttgagacattttttgtgGTTTGTGCGAGTGCTGACCTGTCTATAGTTGCGTCTGTCCAGGGCCATCCTGTGCTGCCAGAAGTGCTTGAAGAAGGGTGGCAGGATCTCTGTCTTGATGTAGTTAGCTTCCACACCGTCAGTGCCACAGCACTGCTTCACCACCTGTGAGACAAAGCAGAAGGTGTTGGTCAAATGGTGGGGGTAGGGTGGTGATGGGAGGTACTATGCAGATTTTGTGTGTCTCCAACAAGTGCAGGTTGAGAACAGAGAAGAAATGTGTCAGCTCTGCTAGCTCTCGTGTTGGAAGTTTATCTAGCGGCATACAAGCCCTGATGCCACCACTTAGAGGTAGAACAGGCGAGAATTAGCCGCGGTGGTGGTCTTTAATGTTGGTGGGATCCTCCCCTACCTTGAGCACAATCTTCTTCATCTCCTCATCAGGGGACTGGAACTCTCTGATGAGGATCAGCATCACTTCCCTGGTGTAGTAGTTGGCGTACTCGGCATCCATCAGTGGGATGAGGTAACCGATAGCTTTGAGGAAGGCGGCCAAACCCTGTAGTCAAGAAAACGCAAACTCTTCATACAACTTCTGCGATGGTTAAACTATTTTGTGATGAGTGTTGTCTGAAGCTGCCAGTAGAGTATTGGTGGCCATTTTTAATGACCTCTACTGACAGCAGCAGCCCCAACGAGGAGACACTCTAGCAAGCAAATATTCACACTGTAGCCACATGAAGGCTTTGTGCTGGATGGTGATCTTGCATGTTTTTACTTTTAGAACTATGCTCACCTTTCCTCTGTGCTGTCTGATACCCTTCCAGAGGGGCTTGAGCACCGAGTCGAAGGATTCGATACCGTACGGTGTGGCGGCTTCAGCCAGAGCGGCGATGGCCAGGGCACTGATGGTCCTCACCTTCTGCTGCTCATCCACCAGACCTGCAGCACGGAAACCAAAGCACTTGTCAGAGTTGGCACATATCAACAGCGAAAGCAGCGCGACGGTGACAATCTTGCACGTGACCGACCGTGCTCGATGATCTCCACCAAGCTGCGGAGGTGAGGAAGGATGGCGCAGCCCATGAGAATGGCGATCTGCTGCACAATTTTGATGCCCGTGTGCCGGGCCTGCCAGGACTTCTTGCTCTTGCAGACGGCTTTGAGGAAGGGCAGCAGGGAGGGAATGCCCAGGGCGGACGCGACCACGGCAAAGGCTCTGGCGGTTGTGTTCCTGACGTACTCGTCCATGTTGTCGATGTCGGGTCGCATGGTGGAGATCATCGTTGCCAAGCCGGCAGCCTGGGAAGAGAGGAATTTTGGTTATGTGGGCGTGTTTGCATAATAGTTACTCATTGATCTGTGTGTAAAAACATGACTGTCACCAGGTTTGGggtgaaaacagacaaaacgttGTCAAGCCTGTCTACTCTCGTCCTGGTGTTAATCTAGCCAACGACTCGGTCTGCTCTGACCACAGACTGGTCGAACAGGCTGCAATGGGTCGCAGGCAGAAAAAAAACCTTGAAGCATGCTTCAAAGTACCTTGGCCAAGTTGGAAATGATCTCTCTGCCTTCTACTCGGGCGTAGTAGTCCTCGTCAATCAGCAGGGGCTCGATCACCACCAGGATCTAAACACAGAACAGGTAGTTGATCACTTTTGCAAGTCCAATCGAAGGATTAAAAAGGCTGTAGAAGGGAAGTGGGGGTTACCTTGTGTACGTAGGGTCGAACCAAGTCATCCAGTTTGTAGAGGATGCGGTCGATAACTTTAACCAGCAGATGGCGCTCTTGGTCCTCGAGGGTGGGGGACATGAGCAGTGGCAGGATCTGGTTGAAAAGTGGTCCTGCCCCAAACTCGCGAGCTTTATCTGTGATTTGACGCAGGGCCGCCTACAAACATGAATAACAACGGTTTACACCACAAGGAAACAACATTTTCTCAACAGGATGTTTTGTCTGCTATATCCAGCAGAAGATTTGAGGCGGACCACAATGGGAGCCGCGGTTTGGTTTAGCAAGAATCATTCACAGTGATGCCAAGTACAGGCGGAGTGCTGGGTGTTGACCTTGCACATATACACTTTCTACGTCATCCAGAAAAATACATGCCCACTAGAAGACatattttatccaagaggagtatggggaaaaaatatttttgtgtaggGTTGCCGACAATAAGAATTTTTAATACCATCGTTATATTACAATGCATAATACATGTCGATGACACATTCGAGCTGTGTCTGAAAAATTGACAATTGataagtaaccagatattaacaataaaatacCAACTAGATAGTAATAGTTCTGACAAAATGATAAAACTAGAACAGGTGCAATATGCATAAAATTTCAGACGTCAGTATCCAAATTAATAATTGTtgtaaactattttaaaaatgattctattagcatatactgtacatgtcaaATAATATAATGTGATATGTATTGTTAGTGCAGGAGGCTGCAAAACATATCCCGATATAGATTTGAGATCATATCGCCCATTCCTACTGTTGGGTAAAATACTGCAGCATCCAGAGCTAAGCTTCTAGCATCTAAGGTAAGTAAAATTAGCACGTGTGTTTTGTCTAGTCATTATGTCCTCACATGGTACAAAATGTGGGAATGCACAAAGCAAGGTACCAACCTTTCTCATGGGCGGGGTTCCATTTTTAATCTTCAACAGCAGCTTCATGATCTTCCTTTCCTTCTGTTCTTCAGGACTCAAAGTGGATTCATCCACTTCAACCTGAGACAAACACACATTCAGACATGTTCAGTAAAGGCAGttggctgattttttttttcggtTACGCGGCTTTGATGCTGACCAGCAGTTTGTCAAAATACTGGATGTCGTCGGGTTTGAGGAAGGGGAGGTTCCCAGAGGGTTGGTCGTTCATCTGCTTGGTGGTGCGGTCCTCTATTTGCATGTGGAAGCCCGTCATGCCGCCGATGGGTGTGGGGGTGGCGGCTAGCTTGCGGGCCGGTGTGCGTATGGGTACGTAGCCAGCTGGTGGAGGCAAGACCTGCACAGAGCGAGCAGATGAAACAGGATCGTAAAAGACTTGGAAAACGTAACGCGGAAGAAGATGGAATGGTGTGCTGACCTTGTATCCTTCGGGAAACATGGCATCGAGCTCATCATCTGTGAGGGGCCGGTTTCTCTCGTCGATCTCCCGCTCCCACCTCCAGGCCTGCAGCTGCTCTGGAGTCATGTTCATCAGGTGACCTGGACAAAACATTATGATGTGGCTTGTTTATCACAGAGGGCGGATTAGGACAATAGACAGTAAGGTGTTCCTACCTGGTGTTGGGGTGGCCATGTTCATGGCAGGCGTTCCTATCGGGGTCTTTCCAGGGGTCAGCAGTGGAGTCGAGGAGCCCATCTGACTAGCTGGGGTTTCATCCCAACGGGATTTCCTCTTGCTGGCCCCCGGCGTAGGGGTCTCCCCTACAGACTCGTCCCCCCTGTCTGTGCGTGGTGTTTCGGCCCAGCCACTCCcgtgtccgggggtctccctctCTGTCTTTGGAGTTTCGTCCCAGCGGTTCTTGCGGACGCTTCCCGTGGCTCCTCCGTGGCCGGGTGTGGCATGGCCGGGAGTGTCCCTTCCGGGAGTAGCGGCGCCGGCCGGTGTGTGGCTTGGGGTGGGGTCCCACATGCGGGTGCTGGGGGTGGCGCCGGGGGTCTCGCTGCCTTTGGGTCGGCCGGGGGTTTCGTCCCAATGGCTGTTGGATGGTGTGTGTGCGGGAGTGTGTCCTGGGGTCTGGAAGatttacaaaatatcaatacaacaaTTCATTAATAACTCACTAGTGTGGGATTCTCCTAAATTACATTAATATACAGTaatacctcgatttacgaaccactcactgtacaaacttaCAAATCACAGACTGCATTAAAATGTGCCTTGATGTACATGTAATAAGCacactacttacagtataaaaACTTTGTGGGGCCCAACATAactacttcctagttagacaacataccataggtcgcctatacagtactgccatctaatgtcttggaaataCAACTGCGTAACAAGTAAGACTCAAATGTAATAGTAAatttggacagcacagttataatCAGCACATTTTAaatgtaacaatatttttttattatccaaCAATTACCGTAATACACACTTAAGCACAGAAAATCGGTACGGTTGAGTTCTGGtctcgattcccaggtaccagcaATTGGTAACGTATCAACGttaactaaaatagggacttttgttgaggctggaacTAGGGCTGAGCTGATAAAACACTATCACTATATATCACAATAGACATTTAATCATATCAAAATAAAACGTGTTCGTTAAAACATTTGATAAAAATTTGGTCCGAAAAAAACGGGAAAAATAAAGCTTGGTTGGCTGCATAAACAAAGACACTCGCAGCCTGGTAAGCTCGCCAAACAGGAAGTGGTCGTGAAATGGGAGGGGCAAGCTAAACAACCAATCGCGTATCAGTATCAACCATCACTTTTGGTTGCACCATCTTGCTGTCCATTTTGGGGATTTTTCCCCCAAAACATACCGTAGTCCTTCCCAGCGCTTATCTTTTCTTATCAATACACGTCCGTTCCCTATTCGGATGTACGGAAACAgctaggaactaaagtgcaggactgtataatCTGAAAATAAATAACCTAACAAATGTGCTATATTTAAAGATAATAATTTGGTCctgtaatattttaataattattgcATTACATTACTTTGTGGCACTAAATCTGCAAATACTTGTTCTTTTCAGGTTTCTCTAAGTTTACATTTTGCACTATTGTGTTACACTTTATtaggcatttcttacatatttctttttttctttcttttttacaaCCTTGAGGTTATTAAGTGTTTATTGTAAGTTTAGAATGTGTTTACATTGACTGATTGTGTTCCATGCTTGTATTGATATTTCATttactttctgccttgataggatACGTTTGAAGAAAACTTTTTTATCCTGGTCCACATTTCCATagatcataaaaaatatcaataattattgatatggaccaatataaaaaaacatatattgcgatacagttttcagccatatcgcccagcgctAGCTGGAAACTATTATTCATGCTTTATTTCTTATGTAAAAATTTACCTCAGTATACCAATTAAGAACAAATAAGGTTggcaaattgaggttccactgtaatgctTATGTGGT
Encoded here:
- the sf3b1 gene encoding splicing factor 3B subunit 1 isoform X2, which produces MDVMREQNLSKEEREIRLQMVEKAKSGDLKAVNGLAASQAAAKRKRRWDQTADQTPTNSTPKKMSSWDQADAGSETPGHTPAHTPSNSHWDETPGRPKGSETPGATPSTRMWDPTPSHTPAGAATPGRDTPGHATPGHGGATGSVRKNRWDETPKTERETPGHGSGWAETPRTDRGDESVGETPTPGASKRKSRWDETPASQMGSSTPLLTPGKTPIGTPAMNMATPTPGHLMNMTPEQLQAWRWEREIDERNRPLTDDELDAMFPEGYKVLPPPAGYVPIRTPARKLAATPTPIGGMTGFHMQIEDRTTKQMNDQPSGNLPFLKPDDIQYFDKLLVEVDESTLSPEEQKERKIMKLLLKIKNGTPPMRKAALRQITDKAREFGAGPLFNQILPLLMSPTLEDQERHLLVKVIDRILYKLDDLVRPYVHKILVVIEPLLIDEDYYARVEGREIISNLAKAAGLATMISTMRPDIDNMDEYVRNTTARAFAVVASALGIPSLLPFLKAVCKSKKSWQARHTGIKIVQQIAILMGCAILPHLRSLVEIIEHGLVDEQQKVRTISALAIAALAEAATPYGIESFDSVLKPLWKGIRQHRGKGLAAFLKAIGYLIPLMDAEYANYYTREVMLILIREFQSPDEEMKKIVLKVVKQCCGTDGVEANYIKTEILPPFFKHFWQHRMALDRRNYRQLVDTTVELANKVGAAEIISRIVDDLKDEAEQYRKMVMETIEKIMGNLGAADIDHKLEEQLIDGILYAFQEQTTEDSVMLNGFGTVVNALGKRVKPYLPQICGTVLWRLNNKSAKVRQQAADLISRTAVVMKTCQEEKLMGHLGVVLYEYLGEEYPEVLGSILGALKAIVNVIGMHKMTPPIKDLLPRLTPILKNRHEKVQENCIDLVGRIADRGAEYVSAREWMRICFELLELLKAHKKAIRRATVNTFGYIAKAIGPHDVLATLLNNLKVQERQNRVCTTVAIAIVAETCSPFTVLPALMNEYRVPELNVQNGVLKSLSFLFEYIGEMGKDYIYAVTPLLEDALMDRDLVHRQTASAVVQHMSLGVYGFGCEDSLNHLLNYVWPNVFETSPHVIQAVMGALEGLRVAIGPCRMLQYCLQGLFHPARKVRDVYWKIYNSIYIGSQDALIAHYPQVYNDEKNMYVRYELDYVL
- the sf3b1 gene encoding splicing factor 3B subunit 1 isoform X1; this translates as MAKVATTHEDIEAQILEIQGMKATLLEEGAAEQGVGLVSTGFFDQEIYGGSDSRFAGYVTSIAANEQEDDDEEDTSTSLLGQKKQGYHAPVAILNAIPQSDEQYDPFAEHRPQKIAEREDEYKGRRMQMIISPERLDPFADGGKTPDPKLQVRSYMDVMREQNLSKEEREIRLQMVEKAKSGDLKAVNGLAASQAAAKRKRRWDQTADQTPTNSTPKKMSSWDQADAGSETPGHTPAHTPSNSHWDETPGRPKGSETPGATPSTRMWDPTPSHTPAGAATPGRDTPGHATPGHGGATGSVRKNRWDETPKTERETPGHGSGWAETPRTDRGDESVGETPTPGASKRKSRWDETPASQMGSSTPLLTPGKTPIGTPAMNMATPTPGHLMNMTPEQLQAWRWEREIDERNRPLTDDELDAMFPEGYKVLPPPAGYVPIRTPARKLAATPTPIGGMTGFHMQIEDRTTKQMNDQPSGNLPFLKPDDIQYFDKLLVEVDESTLSPEEQKERKIMKLLLKIKNGTPPMRKAALRQITDKAREFGAGPLFNQILPLLMSPTLEDQERHLLVKVIDRILYKLDDLVRPYVHKILVVIEPLLIDEDYYARVEGREIISNLAKAAGLATMISTMRPDIDNMDEYVRNTTARAFAVVASALGIPSLLPFLKAVCKSKKSWQARHTGIKIVQQIAILMGCAILPHLRSLVEIIEHGLVDEQQKVRTISALAIAALAEAATPYGIESFDSVLKPLWKGIRQHRGKGLAAFLKAIGYLIPLMDAEYANYYTREVMLILIREFQSPDEEMKKIVLKVVKQCCGTDGVEANYIKTEILPPFFKHFWQHRMALDRRNYRQLVDTTVELANKVGAAEIISRIVDDLKDEAEQYRKMVMETIEKIMGNLGAADIDHKLEEQLIDGILYAFQEQTTEDSVMLNGFGTVVNALGKRVKPYLPQICGTVLWRLNNKSAKVRQQAADLISRTAVVMKTCQEEKLMGHLGVVLYEYLGEEYPEVLGSILGALKAIVNVIGMHKMTPPIKDLLPRLTPILKNRHEKVQENCIDLVGRIADRGAEYVSAREWMRICFELLELLKAHKKAIRRATVNTFGYIAKAIGPHDVLATLLNNLKVQERQNRVCTTVAIAIVAETCSPFTVLPALMNEYRVPELNVQNGVLKSLSFLFEYIGEMGKDYIYAVTPLLEDALMDRDLVHRQTASAVVQHMSLGVYGFGCEDSLNHLLNYVWPNVFETSPHVIQAVMGALEGLRVAIGPCRMLQYCLQGLFHPARKVRDVYWKIYNSIYIGSQDALIAHYPQVYNDEKNMYVRYELDYVL